The region GCGTGGTAAACCACTCGGAAGTTCCTTCAGCTCTGGCTGCTGAAACCACAGGAAAGCCCCAGGTTTCCCGGCCCAACATCGTGCTCATCTATGTGGACGATCTCGGTTATGGCGACATCAGTTGTCATGGCGCCACGCTGGTCAAAACGCCCCATGTCGATCGATTGGCTCGCGAAGGACTCAACTTTTCTGATGGACACTCACCGTCGGCCACTTGCACTCCCTCGCGCTACGCCATGCTCACCGGCGAATATGCCTGGCGGAAAAAAGGGACTGGAGTTCTTCCGGGCGATGCCAGGCTGATTATTGAACCGGGCCGCCGCACTCTCGCTTCGACACTTCAAAAGGCGGGCTATCGCACCGGTGTCGTCGGGAAATGGCATCTGGGTTTAGGAGACGAAAAACTTAACTGGAACGGCGTCATCAAACCCGGCCCTCTCGAAGTGGGCTTTGATGAATCGTTCATCATGGCCGCGACCGGCGATCGAGTGCCATGTGTCTACGTTGAGCAGGATCGTGTGCTCAACCTTGACCCGAACGACCCAATCAAAGTCCAGTTCGGCAAACCAATTGATCCTGCCCTACCCACAGGGAAATCGCATCCAGAATTGCTCACGGTCATGAAGCCGAGCCACGGTCACGACATGACGATTATCAATGGTGTCAGCCGGATTGGCTATATGACAGGTGGCAAGGCCGCTCTCTGGAACGATCAGGAGATGGCCGATGTCTTTACCTCAAAAGCACTCAAGTTCATGACCGATCATTGGGCTCGCCATGCCGATCAGCCGTTTTTCTTGTTCTTTTCGCTGCACGATATTCACGTTCCCCGCTTGCCTCACCCCCGCTTTGTCGGCAGCACCAGCATGGGCCCGCGCGGCGACGTGATTGTCGAAATGGATTGGTGTGTCGGTCAGGTGCTCGACAAGCTCGCGGCCTTAGGAATTGACGACGAGACGATGGTCATCTTTACCAGCGATAATGGCCCCGTCGTCGATGATGGATACAAAGATGAAGCCGTCACGAAGCTGAGTCATCATCAACCGGCTGGCCCTTATCGAGGTGGTAAATATAGTGCCTATGAAGGAGGGACTCGCGTCCCCTTCATTGTCCGCTGGCCAGGTCGCATCCAGCCGGGAACATCGAACGCGTTGATGTGTCAGATCGACCTCATGGCCTCGCTCGGCAAACTGGTGGGGCAACCTGTCCCACCCCAGGAAGCGTATGACAGTATTGATGTCCTTCCCGCTTTATTGGGTGAGTCACAGGCAGGTCGAGAGCAACTGGTGGAGCACTCGGGAGTTCTGGGCCTGCGCGCGGGCCCCTGGAAACTGATTGAGCCCGGCAAAGCCCCGCGTGTCTTCCAGCAGACCAATACCGAAACCGGCCAGCTCCCCAGACCTCGCCTGTTTAATCTCGAAGAAGACCCCGGCGAAACCCGCGACCTCGCCGAAGACCAACCCGAAAAAGTCAAAGAACTCCAAGCCCTCCTCGAGAGAATCAAAGGTGAGATCTAACCACGAGCAATTGACGTGTCATCAACGAGCCGGAAGCGTCAGCGACGGGCATTTGTATTGTCATAATATCTAGTATATTCTGCCACGAAGAAAAGTAGAGAAGCACCCGTCGCTCACGCTTCCGGCTCGTGATCATTGTGGCTCGCTTTGGTCGAGCCGTGTGTTGTAGACCGACATCTGCTCGCCTTGTTCGTTGATAACGTAGGCTATGGCTGACTCCAGCGATTTCATGTCATTGAGGTATCTCGTGCTGCCGTGTTGAGTCCAGCGGTCGCGGTCCGCATCCTCTTGAAAAGCTTCCCGTAATCGACGACTCGACCACGCTCTCAGATCACTCATGACCTTTTCCGGCGATATCGGCGCGTTCAGCAGAATATGCACATGGTTGCTGCAGACGTGAACGGCATGAAGACTCCACGAACGATGAGTGCATACCTCGCGAATAGTCTTCAGGACGACTTCACGGTGTACGTGATTGAGCTGATAAGGTGCCTGGCGTAATGACTGGTGGCGACGAGCTTCCAGTTCTTCATCAGGAGCAACTAACGGAGTGCCAGGAAGATTGTGCTGACGATCCACCGATCCCGGATCCCGACCATGCAG is a window of Planctopirus limnophila DSM 3776 DNA encoding:
- a CDS encoding sulfatase family protein, which produces MKLKRWLLTLCTLALCVVNHSEVPSALAAETTGKPQVSRPNIVLIYVDDLGYGDISCHGATLVKTPHVDRLAREGLNFSDGHSPSATCTPSRYAMLTGEYAWRKKGTGVLPGDARLIIEPGRRTLASTLQKAGYRTGVVGKWHLGLGDEKLNWNGVIKPGPLEVGFDESFIMAATGDRVPCVYVEQDRVLNLDPNDPIKVQFGKPIDPALPTGKSHPELLTVMKPSHGHDMTIINGVSRIGYMTGGKAALWNDQEMADVFTSKALKFMTDHWARHADQPFFLFFSLHDIHVPRLPHPRFVGSTSMGPRGDVIVEMDWCVGQVLDKLAALGIDDETMVIFTSDNGPVVDDGYKDEAVTKLSHHQPAGPYRGGKYSAYEGGTRVPFIVRWPGRIQPGTSNALMCQIDLMASLGKLVGQPVPPQEAYDSIDVLPALLGESQAGREQLVEHSGVLGLRAGPWKLIEPGKAPRVFQQTNTETGQLPRPRLFNLEEDPGETRDLAEDQPEKVKELQALLERIKGEI
- a CDS encoding transposase, which encodes MNPPLAYFITFTTYGTWLHGRDPGSVDRQHNLPGTPLVAPDEELEARRHQSLRQAPYQLNHVHREVVLKTIREVCTHRSWSLHAVHVCSNHVHILLNAPISPEKVMSDLRAWSSRRLREAFQEDADRDRWTQHGSTRYLNDMKSLESAIAYVINEQGEQMSVYNTRLDQSEPQ